DNA sequence from the Hyalangium ruber genome:
ACGACGTGCGCCAGCTGGTGCTCAAGAACGTGGACGCGGCCACCATCAAGAAGACCGCCACCAACAAGGGCATGCTCACGCTCCTCGACGATGGCGCGCGCAAGGTAGCCCTGGGAGAGACGACCATCGCCGAGGTCCTCAGCATCACGCAGGAGGACATCTAACCGCCGCCCTCCCCTGAGGGAGGGTTGGGGGGTGCATCGCCATGCCGGTCTTCGAGTACAGAGGTCTCAACGGTGCGGGCAAGACGGTCAAGGGGCTGCTCGAGGCCGAGTCGCCCAAGACGCTGCGTGCCCAGCTGCGCAAGGACGGCATCTTCCTCACGGACGTGCTCGGCCAGGCCGAGGGCAGCCGCGCGGCGGTGATGAAGGGCGCGGGGGCTCAGCTCGCCGCCCGCGACATCGACCTGCGCAAGCTCACGCGCGGCCGCATCACCACCGAGGACATCGCCATCACCACCCGGCAGCTCGCCACGCTGCTGGGCGCGGGCGTCACCCTGGTGGAGTCGCTCACCGCGCTGGTGGACCAGGTGGAGAAGGAGCGCTTCAAGCGCGTGCTCTCGGACGTGAAGCAGCGTGTGAACGAGGGCTCATCGCTGGCCGACGCGCTCGGGCAGCACCAGAAAATATTCGGCTCGCTCTACGTGAACATGGTGCGCGCCGGCGAGGCCTCGGGCGCCCTGGACGCGGTGCTGCAGCGGCTGGCCGACTTCACCGAGAGCCAGGCCAAGCTGCGCCAGAAGATCGTCGGCACCATGCTCTACCCCGCCATCATGCTGGTGGTGGGCGGCGGCATCCTCGTGCTGCTGATGACGGTCGTCGTCCCGAAGGTGACGAAGATCTTCGAGTCGATGAACGCCACCCTGCCCTTCACCACGCGGGTGCTGATCGGCTTCAGCAACGCGCTGCAGGACTACTGGTTCATCATCTTCCCCTCGCTCTTCGGCGCCATCGCCTTCGCCGTCTGGTACTTCCGCAGCCCCGCCGGCAAGCCCATCTGGGACCGGTTCGCGCTCAAGGCGCCCGTGTTCGGCGGCCTGGTACGCCTGCTCGCCATCTCGCGCTTCGCCCGCACGCTGGCCACGCTGCTCAAGAGCGGCGTGCCGCTGCTGGCCGCCATGGACATCGTCAAGGCGGTCATCACCAACTCGGTGCTGGCGGACGTGATTGAGAAGGCGCGCGATGCCATCCGCGAGGGCGAGAGCATCGCCAACCCACTCAAGCGCTCGGGCCAGTTCCCGCCGCTCGTGTACCACATGGTCGCCATTGGTGAGCGCTCCGGCCAGCTGGAGGAGATGCTCCTGTCGGTGGCCGACAGCTACGAGACGCAGGTGAACGTGCGCATCGGCGCCCTCACCTCGCTGCTCGAGCCCATCCTCATCGTGATGATGGGCGCGGTGATTGCATTCGTAGCCTTCTCGATCCTGATGCCGATTCTGCAGGTGAACTCGGTCATCCGGTAACGCAGGAGAGAGGCGGCGATGAACGACACGCTCGACCGGTGGATTCAACGTGTCACCCTGGCGGCGATGGTCGCCCTGGCGGCGGCCCTGCTGACGGTGGGCGTCGTCCTCTACGCCACGGACTCACAGGCGGGTGCACCTCCGGCGGAAGTCACCCGCGGCGAGCCCTGACACAACGTCCCGGCAGGGCCTCATCGCCCTGCCAGAAAGTCACTCGAGGGAGAACATGGAGAAGACGAAGAAGCAGCAGCGCCGCCACAACCGCGGCATGACGCTCATCGAGATCATGGTGGTGATTACCATCCTCGGCCTCATCGCCGCGGCGGTGGGCGTGGCGGTCATCCCCCAGCTCAACCAGGCCCGCGTCGATCGCGCCCATCTGGACATCAAGAACATCCAGAACGCGCTCAAGCTCTACTACACCAAGAAGGGCAACTACCCCGACACGGCCACGGGCCTGCGCGGGCTGGTGGAGATGCAGGCGCTGGAGCAGATCCCGCGCGATCCGTGGAACAACGAGTACGTGTACCTGAACGAGGGCGGCAAGCCCGTCGTCTCCTCCTACGGCGCCGACGGCACCTCGGGCGGTGGGGACGACATCTCCTCCAAGGATTCGGCTCCCGGCGGAACCAAGTAGTCGCCCTCTTCCCGTCAGCCGAGGACCCAGAAGCCCATGGCCGAGCACGTCACCACCCCACAGAACCCCGACATGGCGCCGCGTCCGGCCCGGATGGGGCGACTCGTGGTCGGTGCCGTCGTCGCGCTCGCCACGGTCCTGGCCTTCGTGATGGTACAGCTGACGAACGATGAGACCCTGGGCGAGAAGCAGCGCCAGGCCCGGGCGGAGATCCGCAAGCTGGACGGCGTGTTCCGCGCCTTCTACCGGCTCATGGGGCGTTACCCCACCGAGCAGGAGGGCTTCGGCATCCTCGTGCAGGCGCGCGTGCTGGACAAAGAGCCGGTGGACCCATGGGGCCACCCGTACGTGTACCGCTTCAACGACAAGCGCTCCGGCGTGCTCTCCTATGGCGCGGACGGGGTGCCCGGCGGTCAGGGCGACGACGCGGACATCACCAGCGGCGGCGTCGAGGAGGCTCGGCGATGAGGCGTGCTCTTCCCCTTCACCCGCGGCGGGCCCAGCGCGGCCTGACGCTCATCGAGATCTGCATCGCGCTGCTGATCGCCGCGGTGCTCTTCTCGGCGGTGGTGACCAGCGTGGGCGCCATCACCGGCAGCAAGGCCAAGGCAGCCGCCGGAGAGCTGGCGGGCGTCATCCGCTCGCTCTACGACTCGGCCGCGCTCTCGGGCAAGACGTGCCGGCTGGTGTTCGAGATTCCGGACCCCAAGAGCGAGGACAAGACGAAGTACCACGCCGAGTGCGCCGCGGGCGGCGTGACGACCTCGCGGGACCGGGAGGCGGCCCTCAAGGATGAGAACCGCTCACGCGAGGACGAGAAGCGCTCGGGTGGTGACGAGCGGCGCAACTTCCGCAGCAGCGACAGCGGCGGCGCGCCCAGCCTGCAGGAGCTGATGGAGCAGGAGCAGGGCCGCGTGGAGCAGGCGGCGAAGTTCTCCAGCTACACCGCCGAGGAGGTGGAGCCGCGCGAGCTGCCTGGCGGGGTGACGCTCTCTGTGTGGACGCGCCAGCAGAAGACGGCCGTGGAGCAGGGCGTGGCCTACCTCTACTTCTTCCCCCAGGGCTACACGGAGAAGGCCCAGGTGTACGTGCGCCAGGGGGACAACGTGTGGACGCTCACCGTGTCACCGCTCACTGGCAAGGTGTCGGTGGTGGCCGAGGAGCTGGAGGTGCCTCGCACATGAAGTACACCCAACGAGGCTTCACGCTGCTGGAGACGGTCATCGCGCTCGCCATCCTGGCGCTGGCGCTGATGGCCATCTTCGATCTCAACTCCGGCGCTGTCTCCAACCACGTCTACTCCAAGCACCTCACCGTGGCCTCGCTGCTGGCCCGCTCGAAGATGACGGACCTGGAGCAGCAGCTCTACGACGACGGCTTCCCCGCCGACGATGACGAGGAGGCGGGCGACTTCTCCGAGGAGGGCTGGCCCAACTTCAAGTGGCGCGCGAAGATCATCGCCCCCAAGACGGACGGCGTGTCGCCCGACCAGCTGATCGGCGCCATCTTCAACCTGCCCATCGGGGACTCGGGCGGGGACCTGGGCGGGCTGGCGAGCATGTTCGGCGGCGGCGGCGCGGACGGCGCGAGCAGCGGCGGCCCCGTGCCGGCGGGCGGCGGACTGGGCGGCATGGCCGCGGGCATGGCGCAGCCCATGTTCACGCAGATGGTGGAGCAGCTCACCCAGTCAGTGCGAGAGGTACACCTCACCGTCACCTGGAAGCAGGGCACGCTGGTGGAGAGCATGGACGTGGTGACGCACGTGGTGTCGCTCGGCCCGGGCTCGGACCGCAACGGCGGCGCCGCCTTCAACTCGGCCCAGGGCCGGCAGGCCGCGGAGACGGCCAACCAGTGGGTGGACGCCTCGGGCGCGGTCGTCCCCAACCCCGTGCCCGGCCCCAACGGGCAGATGCTGCACCCGCAGACGCGCCAGCCGCTCACCAACCGCATGGAGTGGCTCAACCGGATGAACAGCGGCGGCGGCGGGGCCATGCAGAATCCGCTGGGCGGCGGCGGCGCCGGTGGCGGCATCTTCAACCCGCGTGGAAAGCAGGATACGCGATGAGGCGCTCCCTCCGAGGCTTCACGCTGATGGAGGTCATGGTGGCGATCGCCATCACCGGCTTCATCGGCACCATCGTCGCCATGGCCTTCCAGACGGGCTTCCGCGCCAAGGAAGTGGTGGAGGGCGAGGCGGGGCACTACCGCATGGTGCGCGTGGCGCTCAACCGCATGGCGCGCGAGATCGGCTCCGCCTTCGTGAGCGACCGCTACGACCCGAAGCGCTACCGGGACCAGAACGATCGGCCCACCAACTTCGTGGGCGAGGCGGACCGGCTGATGTTCACCACGATGGCGCACCAGCGCCTGTACACGGACTCGAAGGAGTCCGACCAGGCGGTGGTGGAGTACTTCGTGGAGACGTCCACCGAGAAGGGGGCCAAGGGCCGGCAGGAGCTCAAGCGGCGGGTCAACCCCAACATCGGCGGGGACCGCATGGACCGGGGCGGCACCACGGACGTGCTCTTCGAGGGCGTGAAGAAGGTGCAGTTCGAGTACTGGGACTCCGAGCGCAAGGAGTGGGAAGACGAGTGGGACACGCGCCGGGCCGAGAAGAAGTCCATCCTGCCGACGCGGGTGCGCGTCACCGTGCATGCGCTGGACGAGAACGGCAAGGAAGCGCGTTACACCACCCAGGCTCGAATCATGTCGAACACGGAGCTGCCGAGGTTCTGATGCGCAGGTTCTTCTCCCAGACGGCCCGTCGCCGGCCCGCTCCCCCGCCCTCCCTGGCGCGGAGGGATCGCCGCGCGCGGGGCGTGGCGCTCATCATCGCGGTCATCTCCATCACCCTGCTCACGGTGGTGGCCACCGAGTTCGCCTACAACACGCGGGTGGACCTGCAGCTGGCGGCCAACCAGCGCGACGAGGTGCGGGCCTTCTACATGGCGCGCTCCGGCATCGGCCTGGGGCGCCTGCTGCTGCGCTTCCAGAAGCAGGTGGACAACACGCCCATCCCCAACCTGGCCGGCATGATGAATCAGTTCATGGGCGGCGGAGCGGGGGCGGCTCCCGGCGCCCAGCAGCCGGCCTCCACGCTCAACATCCAGCTCTGGAAGCTGGCGCGCGTGGACTGCCACATGCTCAAGGGGCTGGTGAACAGCGACGCGAGCGCCAAGGAGGAGGAGCCGGCTCAGGCGCAGGACTCCAACTTCACCATGGAGGAGGGCGAGACGCCGGTGCTGTCGGACCAGCCGATGAAGCGCTCCTTCGGCGGCTTCGAGGGCTGCTTCCTGGCCACCATCACGGATGAGGAGGAGAAGCTCAACATCCACCGGCTCTCCGCGCTGGCCACGGACGCGCTGCCCACCGCGGCGCGCTTGATGGACCTGTTCGGCGACAAGCGCTTCGAGTTCATCTTCAACCGCGACGACGCCAACCGCATCCGCGTCACCCCGCAGGAAGTGGTCATCGCCCTGAAGGACTGGGTGGACGAGGACGAGACGCAGTCGGCCATCAACCTGGCGGACCCCGTCAACCCGTTCGCCTCCGGCTTCTCGGACGAGGGCGGCCACTACGACCGCTTCGACCCGCGCTACGACGCGAAGAACGCGCGCTTCGACAGCCTGGACGAGCTGTACCGGGTCCACGGCGTGACGGACCAGTTCATGGCCGCCTTCCGGGACCGGCTCACCGTCTACCCGGACGTGAACTCACGGCCCAACGTCAACACGGACGATCCGATGATGATGTTCATGGCCGTGCTGTCCGTGGCGGACCCAGCGCGTCCGGACCCGCGGCTGCAGGATCCCGTGTTCATGCAGGAGCTCATCACCCGCATCCGCTCCGCGCGCATGTTCAGCTTTCTGGGCATGAGCGTTCAGGACTTCGTCGCCGTCGTCGAGTCCGCGGGCGTCGCCATCAACCCGGCGATCAAGGCCAACGCGGCCACCAACCGGCTCGTGGGTGACAAGAGCCAGACCTTCACCATCAAGTCCGTGGGTGAGGCGGGCAGCGTCCAGAAGACGATCACCGCCGTGGTCAAGCTGGACGATCAGCTCGGCCGCATCCTGTATTGGAGAGAGGAATAACATGGCCCGCATTCTTGGCCTCGACCTGGGCAGCTACTCCGTCAAGGGAGTGCTCTTCGAGTCGAACATCCGGGGCTACACCACCAAGGCCTACGCCGAGGTGCGCCGGGGCGAGGGCGATCGCACCGAGAGCCTGCGCAACGCCGTGCGCGAGCTGCTCACCCAGCACCCGCTCCAGGCCGACCAGGTCGTCGTCGCCCTGCCCGGCCCGGCGCTGATCACGCACAGCTTCACGATGCCCTTCGTCGATCCGAAGCGCATCGAGGCCGCCCTGCCCTTCGAGGTGGAGAGCCAGCTGCCCTTCGACCTGTCCGAGGTGGTCTTCGACTACCAGGTGGTGGGGCAGAAGCCGAAGGTGAGCAGCGATCTGCTGGTGGGCGTGGTGCGCAAGGAGGAGCTGCGCTGGCTGGTGGACCTCCTGTCCGAGCTGAACCTGGAGCCGCGCGTCATCACCCACCCGGGCGTGACGTACCAGAACCTCTTCCTGCAGACGCCCGCCGTCTTCGAGGGGCTGGAGGCCATGGCGGCGGTGGCGGTGGTGGACATCGGCCACGAGCGCACCTCGGTGGCCATTGGCCGACCGGGCGTGGGCGTGGAGTTCGCGCGCACCTTCGCCGGAGGCGGCAAGGATCTGAGCAAGGCGTTGTCCACCGAGTTCCAGACGCCGCTGCCGGAGGCGCACCACTGGAAGGAGACGTACGGGGCGCTGGCCAGCGTGGCCGCCTCGCAGGGGCCGGACGCCGAGCGCGCCGCCGCCGCCTTCGTGCGCGGCCTGCAGCCAGTGCTGCGCGAGCTGCGCCCCACCTTCAAGTCCTTCACCGCCCGCACGCGCCGGCAGGTGGGCGCCGTGGTGCTGTGCGGCGGCACCGCGCGCCTCAAGGGCATCGCCGAGCAGCTCGAGCGAGACCTGCACATGCCCGCGCGAGTGCTGGCGCTGCCGGTCGAGGCCGCCTCCACCCTGCCCTCGGAGTCGCAACCCTCGGCGGTCCAGGCGTACTCGCTGGCGCTGCGGGGCCAGGCCTCGGGCGCCAAGGCCCCGCGCTTCAACCTGCGCCGGGGTGAGTTCGGCTTCAAGGGCGACTACGACTACGTGAAGGACAAGGTGGGGCTGCTGGCCGCCTTCGCCGCCACGCTCGTGTTGCTGCTGGTGGCCGGTGGCGTGGTGCGCAACTCGGTGCTCGCCCGCCGGGAGACGCAGGTGGACCAGGTGCTGTGCAAGACGACCGAGCGCATCCTCGGCTCGTGTGAGAAGGACTTCGACCGCGCCATCAACATGCTGCGCGGTGTGGAGAGCCCCGCCGCCGCCCTGCCCAAGAACTCGGCCGTCAACCTGCTGGCGGAAGTCACGCAGCGCATCCCCGCCGACGTGCCGGTGAAGCTGGACCGCATCCAGATCGATCTGGAGCGCGTCATCCTCCAGGGAGAGACGAAGAGCTCCAAGGAGATCGACACGCTGACGCAGGCCATCAAGGGCCACCGCTGCTTCAAGGAAGTCAACCAGGGCAAGGTGGAGCGGACGCGCGACGGACAGAACGTCACCTTCCGCCTGGACATCCAGGTGAACTGCCCCGAGCAGACTGGCGCGGAGACCTAGACCATGAACACCTTTCGCCAACTCTTCACGGATCTGCGCACGCGCTGGGAGCAGCTCAGCGGCCGCGAGCAGCGGCTGCTCATGGCGGCCGGCGGCGCGGTGATCGCCTTCGCGCTCTTCGTCACCCTGTTCACCTTCACCACCACCGCGGCCGGCTACCGCAGCCGCACCCAGACGAAGCTGGCGAAGCTGCAAGAGGTGCAGCAGCTGGCCGCCAGCTACAACGAGGCCACGTCGGCGCGGAACTCCATCGAGCAGCAGCTGTCCAGCAATGACGTGTCGCTGCTCACCTACATCTCGGACAAGGCCACGGCCGCCGGGCTCGAGGTGCCCAACATGACGCCCAAGGGCGAGGTGGGCATCGGCGACGGGAAGATCATGGAGAGCAGCATGGAGCTGACCTTCACGGACGTGGACCTGCGCAAGCTGACCGAGTTCCTCAAGTCCGTGGAGAGCGGGCCCGGCATCGTCAAGGTGAAGTACCTGCGCCTGGAGCCGCGCCCGGCCAGCGACACCCTGACGGCGTGGACGACCGTCTCCACCTACAAGCTCAAGCAATCGCAGGCGCCTTCGGCGCAGCAGTGACACCATGGCCACTCAGACCAAGACCTCCGGCTTCAAAGTTGTATTGGGGTACAGCGCCTTCGCGGTGGTGGCCCTCATCGCCTGCTTCCTGCTGACCTTCCCGTATGGCGCGCTGCGCGCGCGCATCGCCACCGAGGGCCTGAAGGCCGGCTATGTGGTTCGCATCGACTCGCTACGGCCTGGCCTCGTCGGGCTGACGGCGCGCAACGTGAAGATCAGCTCGCCGACCGAGCCGCTCAGCGCGGAGACGCGTGCCGCGCTGCTCAGCGGTGACCCGGACCAGGTGAAGATGATCGGCGCGGCGGAGTTGGGTGAGCCCCTCATCATCGACTCGCTCTTCATCCGCCCCAGCCTCTTCCCCCTGGGCGCGGCCTTTCACGCCGAGGTGATGGGGGGTGAGCTGAAGGGCGTCTCCGGCGGGCTGAAGACCCAGCAGCTCCAGGTGCGCCTGGACGGCCTGGACCCCTCGAAGGGCAACCTCAAGGGCTTCAGCGGGCTGGACCTGGAGGGCCGCCTGAGCGGCGTCATCAACCTGACGCTGCCGCCGGGGCCCGCGGGCGCCAACGGCAAGCCCGGGGAGCCGGACCTGTCGCTGGCCGACGGCGAGTTCTCGCTGGACGGCCAGAACCTGAAGCTCAACGGCAGTGTGCCGGGCGTCGGCGTGGCCGGCTCGGGCCCCGTCGCCCTGCTCTTCCCGGGCGGCCTGCCCGCCGTGCCGATGGGCGAGGTGCAGGCGCTCATCCGCTTCGACAAGGGCCAGGGCACGGTGGAGACGCTCCGTACGCGCAGCGACCAGCTGGAGCTTCAGGCCACGGGCACGCTGCGGCTCAAGCAGCGCCTGCAGTACAGCGAGCCGGCCATGGACGTGCGGCTGCGCGTCGAGCCGGAGCTGGTGAAGAACCTGGGCACCGCCGGGCTGGGCCTCTCCATCCTCCCTCCGGACAAGGACGACCCGAAGTTCCGCGCCGGGCGCCTGAGCGGCTCGCTGGGCAAGCTCAACTTCCTGCCCAAGCGCTGAGGCCTTCCCTCACTGCGGGAGGCCGCAGCGGATCCAGGTGAGGATCGCGGTCCGCTCCTCGAGCGTCATGGGGACTCCGGAGTCGGGGGGCGGCATGGAGCAGTCGCGCACGTTGGTGCGGATCGTGTCCTGCCAGTCCGCGACGTGTCCGTAGTCCGCCAGGGACCAGGGCCCTCCCGGGGTGCCGGCGTGGCAGGTGACGCACCGGCGCTCGAAGATCGGCGCCACGTCCGCATAGCGTGGCGCTGGCTCCGGGCAGCTGGTGGGTGACGGAACGGAGCACGTGGAAGGGTTCTCGTTTCCTGGCCCCGCGTCGGGCACCTGGACTCCCGCATCCGCCTCGCTCCCGGGAGGAGTCGGCGTCGAGTCGCCACATGCCACCACCAGGAGGCAGCCGCCGAGGGCTGCCCATGAACCCAAGACTCTCTTCGTTCTGTCGCGCATTTCCGTCGAGCCTAGGGCAGGCGCGAATCCACCGCGTGCGACAATTTGACTCATTGGCACGTGCGAGCCCGCTCGCGATAACCCGGCCTCAATTCGATGAGGGGTTATCGCATGAACAAGACAATCGCAGCGCTGATGATGGGAACGGGACTCTTCCTCGCGCCGGCAATGGCCAGCGCCCACATCTCGGTCTCGGGAACGGGCTTCGCCAATTCGACGCAGGAGTTCTCCTTCAACGTGGGCCACGGCTGCGCGGGGGCCGACACGTACAGCGTGAAGATGGAGATCCCCGCCGGGGTGACGTCGGTGCGCCCCATGCAGAGTGATTTTGGCCGGGTCTCGGTCGAGAAGAACGCGGCGGGAGATGTGATCTCCATCACCTGGCAGAAGGCGGACGCGGACGTGTTCGCCTCGGACATCAGCTATTACAAGCTCGCGGTTCGGCTCAAGGTCCCCAACGCGCCGTTCACCACCGTGTACTTCCCGACCTACCAGACCTGCAAGGCGGCCGACGGGACGATCTCCACCACCAACTGGGTCGGCACGCCGACGTCCCAGGCCGCGGAGCCCGCGCCCGAGCTCCGCGTGCTGCCGGCGCGCAAGCCGGGGTGGAACAAGTTCACCGTCCCCATGGCTATCTCCGACCTGAGCGTTTATTTCAGCGACGCGCAGATCGTGTGGAAGGGGACCGCGGCCTACAGCGCCAACCCGGCCACCGCGGAGCTGGCGACGGCGACCTCGGGCGTCACCGCGCTCACCTCGCTGCAGGCCAATGACGAGATCTGGGTGAAGTACTGATGCGGCGCGCTCGAATGAAGGCTCGGTGGCTGTGGCTGCTCGTTCCGCTGATGGCGGCCTCGTGCTCGGACGACCCGGAACCTCCCAAGGAGGAGGAAGAGAAGCCGGGCTTGAGCGCATGCCTCGACCAACCCAACGCGCTGGCGCGGCCGCCTTCGGGGCAGTTGCCCTGCGAGCTGCTGCCTCCCGGCTTCTCGAAGTAAGACCGCTGGAATGGTGAAGACCTGTACGGCCGCCCTCGCGGCGGCCCTGCTCCTCGTGGCACCGGCGGCCTTCGCCTGTGCCACGTGTGCCTGCGGGGATCCAACGCTCACCTCCATGGGCACCGAGCAGCCCTTCGCCGGCCGTCTGCGGCTGGCGGCCACGATGCGAGCCTGGGGGATGACAACGGGAGATGCCACCCTGGACGCGGTCACCCTGCGTGAGCTGCGCATGGATGTGGCGGCCTCCTACGCGCCCCTGCGGTGGCTGTTCCTGTCCGCCACGCTCCCGCTGCAGGCCCGTGGGGTGCGGAACGTGAGCCTGGCGAGCGAACGCTCTTGGGGGCCCGGCGACCTGGAGGTCAGCGCCAAGGCCTTTGTCTTCCGAGATCGGGAGTTCTCGCCGGATCACCTCATCGCCATATTGGTGGGCGCCGAGCTGCCAACCTCGCCCACGGTGCATGACGCGGAGGGCCGCCCCCTCTCGCTCGATGCCCAGCTCGGCACTGGCTCTTGGGATCCGTTCGCGGGGCTGGCCTACACGATGTTCCGGGGCGAGTGGTCCTTCATCGCCAGCGCGACGGGCTACCTGCCGACCCGGGGCCGCATGGGCTTCCGCGGGGGAGCGTCCCTGCGGAGCACGCTGGCGGCGCAGTACCAGCCCACGCCCCGCTGGGCTTTGCGCCTGGCGGCGGACACCCGCCTGGAGGCGGCCAGCGACCTCCTGGGCGTACCGGATCCCGCCGGAAAAGGCTTCATCGGCTTCCTCTCCCCCGACGTGCTCTACAGCCCCACCACGGATGTCGTCGTCCAGCTTGGGGTGCGTGCGCCAATCCTCAACCTGCTGAGCGGCCCCGTGCGGCAGACACCCATCCTCCAAGCCGCCGTGGCCTACGACTTATGAAGACAGCGATCCTGCCCACCCTGCTCTTGCTCCCTGCCCTCATCGGGTGCGGCTCGCGCGAGGAAGGCCTGCGCCTGCACCTGGGGCTCGCCTTCCACGCGGAGCAAGGAGCGTGGGGAGAGAGCTCCTCGCGCCAGTTCACCAACGATCGCGGGGAGCACATCACCCTGAGCCGCGCGTACCTCACCGTGAGCAGCGTGGAGATCATCCCCTGCCCGACGCTGAGCGCATGGCGCTGGTTGCGCCAGCTCTCTCCGGTGGGAACGGCCCATGCCCACTCCGAGTCCCATCCCAGGCGCCTGGGGACGCCCCATGTCATCAGCCTGGAGCGGCCCGACGGAGAGGCGCTGGCCCTGGGCACCCTGCACCCGCCGCCCGCCGCCTACTGCCGCGCGCGACTGGTACTCGGGCCGGCGGACGCGGATGCGGAGGGCGAGCCCATCCAGCTGGGCATGGAGGGGAAGACCCTGCGGCTGGAGGGCACCGTCGTCCCCGCCAGCGGTGGGCCCGCGCAGGCCTTCACGCTGGAGAGCGCCGCGGTCGCCAATGCCGAGGTGCCGCTCGAGGCGCTCAGCCT
Encoded proteins:
- a CDS encoding DUF1775 domain-containing protein, with translation MNKTIAALMMGTGLFLAPAMASAHISVSGTGFANSTQEFSFNVGHGCAGADTYSVKMEIPAGVTSVRPMQSDFGRVSVEKNAAGDVISITWQKADADVFASDISYYKLAVRLKVPNAPFTTVYFPTYQTCKAADGTISTTNWVGTPTSQAAEPAPELRVLPARKPGWNKFTVPMAISDLSVYFSDAQIVWKGTAAYSANPATAELATATSGVTALTSLQANDEIWVKY
- a CDS encoding transporter, whose amino-acid sequence is MVKTCTAALAAALLLVAPAAFACATCACGDPTLTSMGTEQPFAGRLRLAATMRAWGMTTGDATLDAVTLRELRMDVAASYAPLRWLFLSATLPLQARGVRNVSLASERSWGPGDLEVSAKAFVFRDREFSPDHLIAILVGAELPTSPTVHDAEGRPLSLDAQLGTGSWDPFAGLAYTMFRGEWSFIASATGYLPTRGRMGFRGGASLRSTLAAQYQPTPRWALRLAADTRLEAASDLLGVPDPAGKGFIGFLSPDVLYSPTTDVVVQLGVRAPILNLLSGPVRQTPILQAAVAYDL